Genomic segment of Arachis hypogaea cultivar Tifrunner chromosome 16, arahy.Tifrunner.gnm2.J5K5, whole genome shotgun sequence:
ATGCCTCTAATGTCCACGACTTCTTGAAGACTCCGACCTCTCCCTTCTAGGCAGAGGAGAATTAAAAATCATTCTAGGTGGTGTACGCTCACGCCTGCCTATAGCATTATGTGTTTGAGGGTTCTCGCAAAGTCGTGGTTCAGCCTCTTGACTCCTCGCTCATTTGTGTCTGTTGTATACAAGACCTTTGAGCATCTAGCACCTGCTGTTCGAATTGTTGTATCTTTTTAGCTATTTTTTGTATCACCCTAGTATTTACCTCTACCTGTCCCTCCAGTAGTCTATTTCCATCATTTCCTCCCTCTGGATTACACAGAGGTTGTTGTCCATTGTTAATGATGTTATTAACCTCTGGATTCCTAGGAGGTTGATGAGCTAAACACCTAGAGTCATGATTTTGATGTGAATCATTGTATTCATGCCCAGGGATAACAACAGTGTGATGAACACTTTGCAGTCTCATCCCTCCATAGTTTTTGTTGATTTTCTGGAATGTTGTTCCCATTACCATGCATAGGAGTATGAAGAGATACATGGCAACACTTTGGCATGTACTTCATTCCTCTTTTCTGCGTCTGCCATCACCTCTGACATGATAAGCAAGGTCCAGGCTCACCGCGCCAAATGTTCGAAGGATTTTTGGATTGACCTTCTAGGAAATTCGAAATCTTGCCTTGTCCACACGCACGAGCTGGGGTTAGTACCTGTAATGACATTCTGATGTCTAAATGAGTAAATATTCAAGGAATTGGATTGATGAATTAGAACGAAGTATCCTCTTTAACCATATATCAGGTTATTCTTATAAGCTTAGCTCCTTATCTAACGTCGTTTTTCTTGATAAGATCTTTTGACAATTATTAAGTACATATCGGATAACTATTAAGATGTTACTCAGTATATGCGAAATTGATGATAATATCCCGTAAATCTTGTTTGGTGAATCCTTTTGGCATCTTTTGAGTTCAATTATGAGTCTTACTAATGCTTTATTTGGTAAAACTTTTCAAAGAGGTGCTTTTGCTTTTTAAAAGCACAAGCTCGTcattttatatttggtaaataaaaaagaccATATGCTTAtacttgcagcttttaaaagattGGAATACTTTTGAAAGCAACTAAGATGAAGCTTTTTAAAATTGActtgtgttttccaaaatttaaaaatctaatataacttcatatattaactaatttttaaatttaacgcttaaatttatgtcttttataatatttttaaattttaaaaattattttactaaatataattgttattacttgtatttaataaaaattatttttaatttgatttactaaatataaatattatattttttaaaaaactatattttaaaaattaatttttttaaactatttttaaaaaataaaaattttatcaaactaaGACTAAGCCAAAATCTCATACTAGGAATTTGGACCTAGTCCAAAACAATTTGTTTATTCTGGCTTTAACTATGTGTTCTGTTTAAAATTAGTTTTCGTATTTATTaacagtaaaaataataataaatgtacaaattaataaatttttatatttcaatttaaacgagtaaataatattttttatttaaataaacaaaaagtagcTAGTATATTGAAGTTTAAGCATGCGAAAATTTCGTGATTGATGCTGATACGTAGGTCCAAAAAGTCAAAAGGCTACTTCACGAACTGCAAGAACTGATGAACATTTACTAAAGTGTTACTCGTAATTCGCAAGTAGTAAGTATTATTCATTATTCTTTAGGGTTCGCAAGTTCTACTGGGTGATCATGTAGGGGCAGTTTTGTAATTACAAGAAGCTCATTTTTGGATCAGTGATACTGATTCTCTTGTCCGTCTGTCCCGCAAACAAAATTAAGAGACCAATTTCCTCGAGAACAGTGGGATTCCCTTGTTCACAATAcgaccttctttcttctttcttctttcttctttcttctttctttccctttttcaatcATTCAAAAAACTTACCCTAACCACTATACTACCCTACACAATCATTATTATTAGAGCACCCAACATGCTATGATATAATATGATAATGCATACTGAAACTATTAATTAGCACCCCCAAAGAATAACGTATCATGTCATCTATATACTTTGTTCTTGTTATAATTTAATCAGCACCAACCTTAAAATTACATCGGACAAGGAAACAACGCTTAAAATTAAACGTCTTATTAGGATTAATGCATAGAAGATTGGtccaacatataaaaataaataataatactagAATACAAAaagattatcccatgcttctgtTCACACTCAAACCTGTTTGTTGTAATAATCATCACTGGTTAATAAATTTACCTCACCCAACAGCCGCTAACCCTTCTAGAGAATCAGCCATAGCCATGGCAATGTAAGGAAGAAGAGCTCTACAGAGAGTGAGTGGGTAGCAAAAAAGTAATTTCCTCAACAATGCCCCATAGAAGCTGCATTTTGCTACTGTGTATTGTTGGTTCCATGTTAGCACTTGAAGGAGCTGCAATGCTGAACCTAACTCTACCAGGACAACACCCTGACCCTGAAGCTGTTGTTAATGAAGTCCACAGGTACTCTCTTCTCACTCTGTTTCCCCTGTTTCTCTTGTCTTTCACCTTGCATTCACAATGTATTTTCCTGCATTATAAGTTTAAACCTCAGATCTACGTGCTATCTTCACTACTGTGTTGTGCAGGATGGTGAATGGTTCAATGGCAAGAAGGGAAATGCTGTTGACAGTGTCTTCTTGCCTAACTGGTAACCCCATAGACGATTGCTGGAAATGTGACCCAGATTGGCCCAACAACCGGCAGAGGCTGGCAGACTGCGCCATTGGGTTCGGGCAACACGCTAAGGGCGGAAAGGATGGGGCGTTCTACGTTGTCACAGATTCCTCAGATGATGATGCAGTAAACCCTAAGCCAGGAACACTCAGATATGCTGTCATACAGAATGAGCCGCTGTGGATCGTGTTCCCAAGTAACATGAAGATTAAGCTCTCTCAAGAACTCATCTTCAACAGTTACAAGACCCTTGATGGCCGTGGTGCTGATGTCCACATTGTTGGTGGTGGATGCATTACTCTCCAGTATATAAGTAATGTTATCATACACAACATTCATATCCACCATTGTCATCCTTCAGGTATTTTTCTGCATTGCACATGAAACATTCTGGTACAAATGCAGTGTTGTTAGTATTTGAATGAAAGGTGTGTCTAAATCAATAaacagatttatttatttatttatttattgtgtttGGATTCAACTGCGACATGCAGGGAACACAAATGTGCGTTCAAGCCCTGACCACTATGGCTACCGGACGCTGTCTGACGGGGATGGAATCTCCATCTTTGGGTCCAAAGACATATGGATCGACCACTGCACACTGTCACGGTGCAAGGACGGGCTCATCGACGCAGTCATGGGCTCCACTGGAATCACAATCTCCAACAACTACTTCTCCCACCACAATGAAGTCATGCTCTTAGGCCACAGTGATGACTACCTGCCAGACTCAGGCATGCAGGTGACCATTGCCTTCAACCATTTTGGTCCCATGCTCGTCCAGCGCATGCCACGTTGCCGCCGGGGTTACATCCATGTGGTTAACAACGACTTCACACGGTGGCAGATGTATGCCATTGGAGGCAGTGGGGAGCCCACCATTAACAGCCAGGGGAACCGCTACACGGCACCCCTGAACCCCTTTGCAAAGGAGGTGACCAAGAGGGTTGACACTGCGGAGGGGAAGTGGAAGGGCTGGAATTGGAGGTCGGAGGGGGATATCATGGTGAATGGCGCGTTTTTTGTGGCCTCTGGGGAAGGCGTTGAGGTTAAGTATGAGAAGGCTTATAGTGTTGAGCCAAAGTCTGCTGATAGGATTTCTCAGCTTACCATGTCCGCCGGCGTTCTCGGCGTTGCCAAGTATGTACTGCTACTACTTCTTTACTATCCTATATCATTCTCATACATGAATGTCATCACTAATTACTTGATTGGATGATGAATGCACAGGGACAACAGTGTGGGAATGTGGAGCAAAGGACCTAACAGCCAGGGCCAGGGCGACGGAGTCACATGGTTGGTGCCAGAATACACAGAGGACTATTCGCAGGGCTCAAGGGTGGTGCTGCCATCTTCCCTTACTTTCACCCTTGTGTGGTCTTTCCTGCTCTTGTTCATACTGTCAACAGTTATTCTATAACGATTCATGTAATCTGACTCCATTTTCTCATCATTGGAATGAAATGTGGCTGCTCCTGTTAAGTCAAAAGGATCAGACACCATTAAGACTGTATATATTCTTCTTCATTACCATCATTCAGACTTTTAATTTTGCTTAGCTGCCTTCCTCAATAATCAAATTTTGCAATACCATCATCAATGAAATTAATGGTCAGTCTTTGGGGCaagttccatatatatatataattgtgcaAAAACAGGATACAACAAGAAAAACATTTCATTCTATTTGGAATCAGGATGCAAGTCCAATAGCTGCATGCAGTTCAAAGTTCTAACTTTGTCATTTTTCTCTAAGTAATATAATCTCAAATTGACATTTTGACTCGATGTCTCAATTCATTGAGAGTAAGACTACAATACAAAATGAGCCAAATGTTAAGTCACTCGGCTTGTCTATGCTCCAGTTCCCTTAATTGATGTTTCATCTATTCACAAACACAGGCCACAGATGCTATCAACGATCTATGAAAGATTTGTTCATAAGTTCAACTGCATCATCCATGAACTGCATGCAAAAAAACTAATAAATCCATAaagaaatcaaataattagaattgTATGCTTACAATGGAAGTTTAATAATAGGCGGAAATTCCAGCAACCAGCAAGATAAATAAATCGAAATGTCAGCAGCACTGATATCTAAGACTAGGTTCTTTTGATACATTGTGTGGTTCAACTAGTTCATCATGAGTACCATGGATGCATTTGAACTAAGTATATAGCTATTTCCAGTGAAATGGCAATGGAGAAAAACTGGTAATACAAACCATGCTTCAGGTCAATTTGCTACAATGTTGTAGCTCTTTCTGACAAGGTAGAATTTGTATAATTCAGATAAGCACATAGATATCTTTCATCTTGATTATTTGATAATGAATAAATGTTTAATGTAGTTGTAATCAGCTGGTGCAATGTAAATTGTACattattatcttctcaattttCAGAAATATAATGGATCATACAGGGCAATGACTAGTTTTCCTTGGGTCTTGAAGTATGAATATATAAGGGTTTATGTATATGAAGCAAAACTTTATTCTGTTCCCTAATTTATGAATATCAAATGTATAAAACTCACGAAGTTCAACTCTGGCAATTGTCAATATATACCCCTTGCATGcattacttaaaaaata
This window contains:
- the LOC112754256 gene encoding probable pectate lyase 12, which produces MPHRSCILLLCIVGSMLALEGAAMLNLTLPGQHPDPEAVVNEVHRMVNGSMARREMLLTVSSCLTGNPIDDCWKCDPDWPNNRQRLADCAIGFGQHAKGGKDGAFYVVTDSSDDDAVNPKPGTLRYAVIQNEPLWIVFPSNMKIKLSQELIFNSYKTLDGRGADVHIVGGGCITLQYISNVIIHNIHIHHCHPSGNTNVRSSPDHYGYRTLSDGDGISIFGSKDIWIDHCTLSRCKDGLIDAVMGSTGITISNNYFSHHNEVMLLGHSDDYLPDSGMQVTIAFNHFGPMLVQRMPRCRRGYIHVVNNDFTRWQMYAIGGSGEPTINSQGNRYTAPLNPFAKEVTKRVDTAEGKWKGWNWRSEGDIMVNGAFFVASGEGVEVKYEKAYSVEPKSADRISQLTMSAGVLGVAKDNSVGMWSKGPNSQGQGDGVTWLVPEYTEDYSQGSRVVLPSSLTFTLVWSFLLLFILSTVIL